The Drosophila teissieri strain GT53w chromosome X, Prin_Dtei_1.1, whole genome shotgun sequence genome has a segment encoding these proteins:
- the LOC122623948 gene encoding histidine triad nucleotide-binding protein 3 — protein MADDNCIFCQISDGQDPKSVLEVETDEFVIFQDIKPASEHHYLAVTKKHYASLKDLNKTHDQLVQRMESALKEFLAGKGIPVDDALFGFHLPPFITVKHLHMHAIAPRTQMNFLSRLIFRPSVWFKTADEARSYLSQKE, from the exons ATGGCGGACGACAACTGCATTTTCTGCCAAATATCCGACGGGCAGGACCCCAAAAGTGTTTTGGAAGTGGAAACCGATGAGTTTGTCATTTTCCAGGACATTAAACCCGCTTCCGAGCACCATTACTTGGCAGTGACCAAAAAACACTATGCCAGCCTCAAGGATCTAAACAAAACGCACGACCAACTGG TGCAGCGCATGGAGAGCGCCCTGAAGGAGTTCCTGGCGGGGAAGGGGATTCCTGTCGATGATGCCCTCTTCGGATTCCATCTGCCGCCGTTCATCACGGTGAAGCACCTTCACATGCACGCCATTGCCCCTCGAACCCAAATGAACTTCCTATCGAGATTGATCTTTAGACCCTCCGTTTGGTTCAAAACC GCGGACGAGGCGCGTTCTTACCTTTCTCAGAAGGAATAG